A section of the Salmo salar chromosome ssa05, Ssal_v3.1, whole genome shotgun sequence genome encodes:
- the LOC123743224 gene encoding zinc finger CW-type PWWP domain protein 2 isoform X1 translates to MSLLPDLNANEDETSYYADKTWVQCESPRCLKWRLVPKGDEAVAELDHGKSWHCHMNPDPLFSHCSIPQGPFPKNSQLKEHGLKVVYSLLPVGSLVLVKACNWPWWPAILSPDPNVEEYVRLDSEGYVEHYHVEFLGKPHTRYWAATKHVELYDTSFTKPKCRNLRGAMRKSYEVAMEEVAKVMEMGCEERLQISHFQPQELLSQAQRLMHAIERMLRQCSNQQDNQSKRDQMIRMWDDSIEEDGDTLIIEGFRFDSAACLEDLMTAGTKK, encoded by the exons ATGAGTCTTCTTCCAGACCTGAATGCCAATGAGGATGAAACATCCTACTATGCAGACAAGACCTGGGTCCAGTGCGAGTCTCCCAGATGCCTGAAGTGGAGACTGGTACCAAAGGGTGATGAAGCGGTGGCTGAGCTGGACCATGGCAAGTCCTGGCACTGTCATATGAACCCAGACCCTCTCTTCAGCCACTGCAGCATCCCTCAGGGCCCTTTCCCCAAGAACTCCCAGTTGAAGGAACATGGCCTGAAGGTTGTGTACTCCCTGCTTCCTGTCGGGAGCCTGGTGCTGGTGAAAGCATGCAACTGGCCATG GTGGCCAGCCATTCTAAGTCCAGACCCCAACGTGGAGGAGTATGTGAGGCTGGACAGCGAGGGTTATGTGGAGCACTACCATGTTGAGTTCCTGGGGAAACCtcacaccagatactgggctGCTACCAAGCATGTAGAACTCTACGACACCTCCTTCACTAAA CCCAAATGCAGGAACCTGCGAGGTGCTATGAGGAAGTCGTATGAGGTGGCGATGGAGGAGGTGGCTAAGGTCATGGAGATgggatgtgaggagagactgCAGATCAGCCACTTCCAGCCTCAGGAAT TGTTGAGTCAGGCTCAGAGGTTAATGCATGCTATTGAGAGGATGCTCAGACAATGCTCCAACCAGCAGGACAACCAGAGCAAG CGGGACCAGATGATTAGGATGTGGGACGACAGCATCGAGGAGGACGGAGACACTCTGATCATAGAAGGTTTCAGGTTTGACAGCGCTGCCTGTCTGGAAGACCTGATGACTGCAGGAACCAAGAAATAA
- the LOC123743224 gene encoding zinc finger CW-type PWWP domain protein 2 isoform X2, protein MNPDPLFSHCSIPQGPFPKNSQLKEHGLKVVYSLLPVGSLVLVKACNWPWWPAILSPDPNVEEYVRLDSEGYVEHYHVEFLGKPHTRYWAATKHVELYDTSFTKPKCRNLRGAMRKSYEVAMEEVAKVMEMGCEERLQISHFQPQELLSQAQRLMHAIERMLRQCSNQQDNQSKRDQMIRMWDDSIEEDGDTLIIEGFRFDSAACLEDLMTAGTKK, encoded by the exons ATGAACCCAGACCCTCTCTTCAGCCACTGCAGCATCCCTCAGGGCCCTTTCCCCAAGAACTCCCAGTTGAAGGAACATGGCCTGAAGGTTGTGTACTCCCTGCTTCCTGTCGGGAGCCTGGTGCTGGTGAAAGCATGCAACTGGCCATG GTGGCCAGCCATTCTAAGTCCAGACCCCAACGTGGAGGAGTATGTGAGGCTGGACAGCGAGGGTTATGTGGAGCACTACCATGTTGAGTTCCTGGGGAAACCtcacaccagatactgggctGCTACCAAGCATGTAGAACTCTACGACACCTCCTTCACTAAA CCCAAATGCAGGAACCTGCGAGGTGCTATGAGGAAGTCGTATGAGGTGGCGATGGAGGAGGTGGCTAAGGTCATGGAGATgggatgtgaggagagactgCAGATCAGCCACTTCCAGCCTCAGGAAT TGTTGAGTCAGGCTCAGAGGTTAATGCATGCTATTGAGAGGATGCTCAGACAATGCTCCAACCAGCAGGACAACCAGAGCAAG CGGGACCAGATGATTAGGATGTGGGACGACAGCATCGAGGAGGACGGAGACACTCTGATCATAGAAGGTTTCAGGTTTGACAGCGCTGCCTGTCTGGAAGACCTGATGACTGCAGGAACCAAGAAATAA